One region of Endozoicomonas sp. Mp262 genomic DNA includes:
- a CDS encoding type I-F CRISPR-associated protein Cas7f/Csy3, with translation MATISKNCSISYKRSIEPTKGFFYAETDKDIEPIVITRQKMVGPFSDQKSASGEGAKNLNALNIFMTDAAITPADTKNIKIKTCISFLPNWKEPVRCNEVSAIESLAEFMYKYESKTRLKKQTDSYIGNLASLIWTWRNHQTFTHQRKSTITFADKNFCFNVPDGYKYATMEELIEYNSNEKDVAELSEIIFDCFSGKAFGHFKLTADLTAPPGAEVYPSQLFPLSTPQTKIDRVSKELAFVPLDKGRRQAVFNSTKISHAIHTIDTWYSNSDDVKPINVNPLGYVQSSGVCHRGWSSRKDIYHIILDIENLLLKLEKNEITPDMDYLAAHLIKGGLFAGEKAQKEK, from the coding sequence ATGGCTACAATTAGCAAAAACTGTAGTATTTCATACAAAAGAAGTATAGAGCCAACAAAGGGTTTCTTTTATGCCGAGACAGATAAAGACATTGAACCCATTGTGATCACAAGACAAAAAATGGTTGGCCCTTTCAGCGATCAGAAATCAGCTTCAGGGGAAGGAGCAAAAAATCTCAATGCCTTGAATATATTTATGACAGACGCAGCAATCACTCCTGCGGATACTAAAAATATCAAGATAAAAACCTGCATTTCATTTTTACCAAACTGGAAAGAGCCAGTCCGCTGCAATGAAGTGTCAGCAATAGAATCTCTTGCTGAGTTTATGTATAAATATGAATCAAAAACACGGCTTAAGAAACAAACAGACAGTTATATAGGGAATTTAGCATCACTGATTTGGACATGGCGTAATCATCAAACATTCACTCATCAAAGAAAATCAACAATAACATTTGCAGACAAAAATTTCTGCTTTAATGTTCCAGATGGATATAAATATGCCACAATGGAAGAGCTTATTGAATACAACAGTAATGAAAAGGATGTTGCTGAGCTGAGTGAAATAATATTTGACTGTTTTTCAGGTAAGGCATTTGGTCATTTCAAGTTAACCGCTGATTTAACTGCCCCCCCGGGCGCTGAGGTATACCCATCACAATTATTTCCATTATCTACTCCACAAACAAAGATTGACAGGGTTTCAAAAGAACTGGCATTTGTACCACTTGACAAGGGCAGGCGGCAAGCGGTGTTTAACAGTACAAAAATAAGTCATGCAATTCATACTATTGATACATGGTATTCCAATAGCGACGATGTAAAACCTATCAATGTAAACCCATTGGGATATGTACAGTCTAGCGGAGTATGCCATAGAGGGTGGTCATCTAGAAAGGATATTTACCACATTATTCTTGATATTGAAAACTTGTTGTTAAAGCTTGAGAAAAATGAAATAACCCCTGATATGGACTACCTGGCTGCACATCTCATAAAAGGTGGTTTGTTTGCCGGTGAAAAGGCA